The DNA segment TTCGATCGAACTGATCGAGGACGTCACCGGCGAGGCGCCCGTCGGCCACCGGGCGTCGTGGTGGGAGTTCAGCGAGAACACGCCGGAACTCGTCCAGAAGCACGGGTTCGACTACGACAGCAGCCTGATGGAGCGGATGTTCGAACCGGGCTGGATGCGCGAGGGAGACAGCTGGGAAAAGATCGACTACGAGGAGGACCCAGACAGCTGGATGACGCCCTACGAGTACGGCGAGGAGACGGACGTCGTCGAGATCCCGATCAGCTGGTACCGCGACGACATCCCGCCGATGCTGTTCATCAAGCAGCCGATCTACCACGCCGGCTACACGGACCCAGAGATGATGTACGAACAGTACTACAAACGCCAGTTCGACTTCCTCGCCGACCGCCGCGGCGCCGGCGTCTACACATTCACCATCCACCCGGACATCCACGGCCTCCCCCACATGATCCCGCTGCTTCAGGACTTCATTCGGTACGTGAAGGGCCACGACGACGCCTCGTTCGTCACGCTGGAGACGATCGCCGAGACGTTCCGCGACGACCCGTCGGTCTACGAGAGTGAGACCGACTACGTCTAGTCGATCGTCCGGACACTACGTCTAGTCGTTCGTCCCGCTCACTTCCTCGTGCGGTCCGGCGAACGCGTCTCGGATCCACTCGCGCTCGTCTGTCGGCTCGTCGAACTCGCGCTCACTCGCCGCGGTGATCGCCAGCGAGAGCCTGAGTCGGGCCTTTCCGGTCGCGAGGTCGCCGGCGAAGATCGCCCCGTGGTCGCGAAGGGTCCGCCCGCCGCCGTCGCCGCCGTAGACCGGCGACGTTCGTCCAGCGAGACAGCGGGACGTGACGACGACCGGAATCCCCTCCTCGATCGCCGTCGCGACCGCGTCGCCGATCGGGGCGGTCACGTTGCCGAGGCCAGTCCCTTCCACGACGATACCGTCGACGCCGCGGTCGATCGCGGCCCGGACGAGCGTGGCGTCCGCACAACTGGTGCTCTTGATCGCGACGACAGTGGCTGATAGTGTGGCTACTGAAATCGGGTCCGTCTCGCTCTGGGGCCGTCGGCGGAGCGCGACCCCGTTGCGGTCGACGACGGCGACCGGCCCGCGACCGGGGGAGCCGAACGCCGCGAGTCGGGAGGTGTGGACTTTCCGAACCGCACGCGCCGAGTGTACGGTTTCGTCGAACGCGACGAAGGTACCGCCGGCTCCGCGGTCGTGGTCGCGGAACGCCCGCGCGGCCCGGACCGCCGTCAGCAGGTTCGACGGGCCGTCCGCACTCACCTCGTCCGGCCGTCGCTGGGCACCTGTCAGGACGACCGGCGTCTTGGGCTGGACGACGATATCCACGTAGTAGGCGGTCTCTTCCATCGTGTCGGTGCCGTGGGTCACGACGACGGCGTCGACCGACGGGTCAGCGTCGAGGTCCCGCACGCGCTCGCCGATCGCCTCGAGCGATTCGGCGTCCATCTCGTAACTCGGGGCCTGGACGACGTCCTCGACGGTGAGGTCGGCCAGATCCGAAAGTGGCGGGACGGCTTCGACGAGCTCCCGGCCGCGTTTCGTCGGACTCGCCCCGGAAGCGTCGTCGCCGGCGGTGCTCGCGATCGTGCCACCCGTCGCGAGAACGGTCACGTTCATGTGGGCAATTGGACGACGCGTGGGGAAAAGGTAGGTGCGGTGGTCTGTGTGGGGATGATGGTCCACCAGCGGAGATACCGTGGGCTCGATTCGTTCAGCTGTCGAGACCCAGTTCCTCGGGCGACATGACGTTACCCACTGGCGGAACGCCCTTCGCGGTGATCGTCTCGCCGGTGACGAACGAGGCGGCGGGGCTGACGAGGAACTGGACGATGTCGGCGATCTCCTCGGCGTGGCCGATGCGTCGGTCCGTCTCCTCGCGCGCGGGCATATCGTCGCTCTGGACGCCGAGGGTCTCGGCGACGCCGGGTGTCTGGACCAGTCCGGGTGCGACGCAGTTGACCCGGACACCGTCGCCGGCCCACTCCGCAGCGAGCGTCTCAGTCAGGCGGATGATCGCCGCTTTCGCCGCACCGTAGTGGCTCTCACCGGGCGCGGCGTGCTGACCGTTCACGCTCGAGAGATTGACGATCACGCCGCCGTCGCTCTCGCGCATGACCGCGCCGGCGAGCTGCGAGCAGTGGACGACGCTCGTCAGGTTGAGGTCCAGAATCGTCTCCCAGCCGTTCTGCGAGATGTCCTCGAAGGGGGCGACGAACTCCCCGCCGGCGTTGTTCACGAGAATATCGACGTCACCGAACGCGTCGACCGTCTCGTCGACGAGGGCCTCGACCGCCTCTCGATCCCGGACGTCGCACTCGACGGCGAGGGCCGATCCGGCTCCCGTTTCGGTATCGATGGCCTCCGCTACCGGCCCAATCCGATCCATCGACCGCGAACAGATCGTGACGTTCGCGCCGCCGGCCGCGAGCGTCCCCGCGATCGATCGTCCGATTCCCCGACTCGCACCCGTGACGATGGCGGTCTTGCCCGCCACGCCGAAGTCAGGCTCGTGCATCGTCGGTACGTCTTCGGCCCGGGCGATAGGTGTGGCGCTTCCGGCGGGTACCCGCCCACGTGACCTCGGACCGTCTCACGACCTCCTCCGCGCCACGAACGATCGCAGGTCCGCCCGAGTCCCGGTCGAAGCCGTCTCGACCGCGTACGCCGCGCACGCGTTGCCCAGAGCGAGTGCCGTCTCCCAGTCCCAGCCGCTGGCGCGGCCGACCGCGAGACCGGCGCTGAACCGGTCGCCGGCGCCCGTTCGCCGAACCGGTCGATCGACCTCTAGCGTCTCAACGCGCCGAACGCCACCCCGCGTCGCGGCCATCGCCGCGTCGACGGCGTGGACGACGACGGCCGAGACGCCGGCACTCTCACGGACTCGATCCAGCCGCCCCCGATCGCCGTCCGCCTGGACCGACCCGTCCTCGACTCGCTCGACGAGTCCGCCGAACTCCGTCTCGTTCACGCTGAGGACGACATCGGTCCGCTCGTCTAGCCGTCCGAGCGCGTCGAGGAGCGAGAGCGCCTCGCCTCGGGGGCGACGCCGGATCGAACCGGGATCGAGAACGAGCGTTCCTGCCTCGAGCGGGACCGCGGCGAGCGTCTCCAACGCGCGGGCGAGGCCGTCGACCGACGCCCAGTTGCCACAGCAGATCGCGTCCGCGTCGAGGGCGTCGCCGACCGTTGGGTCGGGGCTCGCCGCCTCGAGATCCGCGAGCGACCAGTTTGCAACGGCCGGCGACCGCTCCGCGAGCAGGAGGTCCTCGTCGTCGAACGAGAAGATCGAGACGTGCGCCGGCTCTCCCATCGAGTGGGTTTCCATCGGGAGGTCGTCGAAGACGGGGTCGTCGAGGTGGCCGTAGCACACCGTCTCCGCGTTCAGGGCGTGAGCCTGCTTCGCCATGTTCACCGCTTGTCCGCCACTCTCGCGGGAGAGTTGCTCGAGCGGTACGGACTCGTGGTTCCCGCGACCGAGCCGGTCGGCGAACGCGTCGCGCGTCGAAATCCGTTCGCCGCGCTCGTCGAACACGTCGTAGTAGGTGTCCACGCTGCCGTCGGGGAGCGTGACGATCCGAGGTTCTGTCGCGTCGGTCGCGAGTCGCTCGGCGAGCGCGCCGTCGGTCATACCGGCGACGGGTCCGCCACCGATAAAAAACACTCGCGCCGACGCGCTACCGATCGTCCCCGAGGCGCGTCTGCAGCTCCTGAATCCGCGAGGCCAGTTCGATTGGCGGCGTCGCGTTCACGTCCAGTGATTCGAGTTCTTCGAGGACGGCCTCGGTGTCGGGATCCAGTGCAGGCTGGTCCGACGTCGGCGTTTCGGCTGCCGCGGCGCCCGCCGCGCCGCCGTCGGTGGTCGCCGCGTCGGGGGCTCCACCATCGGCCCCCGGGCCGGCGTGCACTGACGGCTCGGACGCCGACGCAGTCTGCATGGTCCCGCTCTCTAAGTCGAAGACAGCCTGGACGGGCTCGGACGACCCGCCGCCACGCGCCTCGATGGCCTTCTCCTCGCGCAAGCGGTCGAGGACGTCTCGGGCGCGGTCGACGACTGGGTCGGGAACACCCGCGAGGTCGGCGACGTGGATCCCGTATGAGCGGTCGGTCGGCCCCTCACGAATGGTGCGCAGGAAGGTCACGTCGCCGTCTCGCTCGTCCGCCGCAACGTGGACGTTCGCCACGCGCGGGAGGTGTTCGCCCAGGTTCGTCAGCTCGTGATAGTGCGTCGCAAAGAGCGTCTTCGCACCGACCTCGTTGTGGAGGTACTCCGTGGCCGCCCAGGCGATGGAGATGCCGTCGTACGTCGCGGTTCCACGGCCCACCTCGTCCAGGATGACCAGCGAGTCCTCGGTCGCGGCGTGGAGGATGTTCGAGAGCTCGTTCATCTCGACCATGAACGTCGAGCGCCCCTGTGCGAGTTCGTCGAGCGCGCCGACGCGAGTGAAGATGCCGTCGACGAGGCCGATCTCGGCCTCGCGGGCGGGGACGAAGCTGCCGACCTGCGCGAGCAGGACGATGCAGGCCACTTGGCGCATGTACGTGGACTTTCCCGACATGTTGGGACCGGTGACGACGACGAATCGGGGTTCGTCGCCACGATCGGCGCCCGACGGCTTCGCCGCGCCGTCGCGGCCCTGACCGTCGCTGCCGTCACCGTCGTTTGCTTCGACCCGCCCCAGCCTGGCGTCGTTCGGCACGAACTCGGTGGTCTGCTCGACGACGGGGTGGCGACCCGCCTCGATATCGATCCCGTCGCCGTCGTGTAGCTCCGGGCGGACCCACCCGTTCTCGGCGGCGTGGGTCGCCAGGCTGGCGAGCGCGTCGACCGTCGCGAGCGTGCGGCCGACGTCCTGGAGGAGTTCGGCGCGGTCGGCGACGCGCTCGCGCAGTTCGCAGAACAGTTCGTACTCCAGGTCGTGCCGTCGCTCCTCCAGCCGCAGGATCTCGCGCTCTTTCTCGTCGAGCTCCGGCGTCGTGAATCGCTTCGAGCTCTTCAGTTGCTTGATCTCCTCGTAGCCTTCGGGGACGCCGTCTGCGGCCGATCGGCCGACCTGGATGTAGTACCCATCGGTCTTGTTCCGACCGACGCTGACGTGCGAGAGGCCGTGCTGGTTCGACTCGCGGTCGGCGAGCGAATCGAGCCACGCTCGCAGCTCTTCGTGGCGTTCGATCAGTTCGTCGAGGTCGTCGTCGTAGCCGTGCTGGATCACCTCGCCCTGGGTGATCGTCGAGGGCGGTTCCGCGGCGAGGGCGGCGGCGAGCGACTCGCGCAGGGCGGCCGCCGCCTCGCGGTCGGGCTCGTCGACGATCTCGAAGAGCGGCGACTCGGCGAGTTCGGGCGTCGACTCGATCGTCTCGGCGATCCGGGGTAACACGGCGAGGGTGTCTCGCACCGAA comes from the Halovivax cerinus genome and includes:
- a CDS encoding polysaccharide deacetylase family protein gives rise to the protein MGDIDVAIGVDADCVAGWLGSYGGADSPADLSRGLAAGNEGIPRMRTLFDGEGIDTSWYVPGHTLETFRDEIEAVAAGGHELGVHGYSHENPTDLSREQEDEILAVSIELIEDVTGEAPVGHRASWWEFSENTPELVQKHGFDYDSSLMERMFEPGWMREGDSWEKIDYEEDPDSWMTPYEYGEETDVVEIPISWYRDDIPPMLFIKQPIYHAGYTDPEMMYEQYYKRQFDFLADRRGAGVYTFTIHPDIHGLPHMIPLLQDFIRYVKGHDDASFVTLETIAETFRDDPSVYESETDYV
- a CDS encoding asparaginase yields the protein MNVTVLATGGTIASTAGDDASGASPTKRGRELVEAVPPLSDLADLTVEDVVQAPSYEMDAESLEAIGERVRDLDADPSVDAVVVTHGTDTMEETAYYVDIVVQPKTPVVLTGAQRRPDEVSADGPSNLLTAVRAARAFRDHDRGAGGTFVAFDETVHSARAVRKVHTSRLAAFGSPGRGPVAVVDRNGVALRRRPQSETDPISVATLSATVVAIKSTSCADATLVRAAIDRGVDGIVVEGTGLGNVTAPIGDAVATAIEEGIPVVVTSRCLAGRTSPVYGGDGGGRTLRDHGAIFAGDLATGKARLRLSLAITAASEREFDEPTDEREWIRDAFAGPHEEVSGTND
- a CDS encoding SDR family NAD(P)-dependent oxidoreductase; its protein translation is MHEPDFGVAGKTAIVTGASRGIGRSIAGTLAAGGANVTICSRSMDRIGPVAEAIDTETGAGSALAVECDVRDREAVEALVDETVDAFGDVDILVNNAGGEFVAPFEDISQNGWETILDLNLTSVVHCSQLAGAVMRESDGGVIVNLSSVNGQHAAPGESHYGAAKAAIIRLTETLAAEWAGDGVRVNCVAPGLVQTPGVAETLGVQSDDMPAREETDRRIGHAEEIADIVQFLVSPAASFVTGETITAKGVPPVGNVMSPEELGLDS
- a CDS encoding PfkB family carbohydrate kinase; the encoded protein is MTDGALAERLATDATEPRIVTLPDGSVDTYYDVFDERGERISTRDAFADRLGRGNHESVPLEQLSRESGGQAVNMAKQAHALNAETVCYGHLDDPVFDDLPMETHSMGEPAHVSIFSFDDEDLLLAERSPAVANWSLADLEAASPDPTVGDALDADAICCGNWASVDGLARALETLAAVPLEAGTLVLDPGSIRRRPRGEALSLLDALGRLDERTDVVLSVNETEFGGLVERVEDGSVQADGDRGRLDRVRESAGVSAVVVHAVDAAMAATRGGVRRVETLEVDRPVRRTGAGDRFSAGLAVGRASGWDWETALALGNACAAYAVETASTGTRADLRSFVARRRS
- the mutS gene encoding DNA mismatch repair protein MutS, coding for MTEATGIVGEFLSLKGETDAELLAMQCGDFYEFFGEDAEIVGDELDLKVTSKSSQGQSYPMAGVPYDDLTPYLTALVERGFRVAVAEQYETETGHAREIERVVTPGTLLETRDADAQYLATVVAADRSVDLGSSASGAHAEWANDDGATASTGGPLDDEDVAYGLAFADVTTGQFLVADAADVDEVLTECYRFAPVEVLPGPTVRNDDTLLGALRERTDATLSLHEAEAFAPKRAAHAVREQFGAEPVDRLELPEPTVAAAGAVLSYVEETAAGVLASMTRLRTHRGDDHVTLDATTQRNLELTETMQGERDGSLFDTIDHTDSSAGARRLAEWLKRPSRSLETLERRQDSVAALASAALARDEMREALGETADLARLASRATHGSADARALCSVRDTLAVLPRIAETIESTPELAESPLFEIVDEPDREAAAALRESLAAALAAEPPSTITQGEVIQHGYDDDLDELIERHEELRAWLDSLADRESNQHGLSHVSVGRNKTDGYYIQVGRSAADGVPEGYEEIKQLKSSKRFTTPELDEKEREILRLEERRHDLEYELFCELRERVADRAELLQDVGRTLATVDALASLATHAAENGWVRPELHDGDGIDIEAGRHPVVEQTTEFVPNDARLGRVEANDGDGSDGQGRDGAAKPSGADRGDEPRFVVVTGPNMSGKSTYMRQVACIVLLAQVGSFVPAREAEIGLVDGIFTRVGALDELAQGRSTFMVEMNELSNILHAATEDSLVILDEVGRGTATYDGISIAWAATEYLHNEVGAKTLFATHYHELTNLGEHLPRVANVHVAADERDGDVTFLRTIREGPTDRSYGIHVADLAGVPDPVVDRARDVLDRLREEKAIEARGGGSSEPVQAVFDLESGTMQTASASEPSVHAGPGADGGAPDAATTDGGAAGAAAAETPTSDQPALDPDTEAVLEELESLDVNATPPIELASRIQELQTRLGDDR